The following DNA comes from Nocardia sp. NBC_01327.
CTCGAGCTCGGCCAGCATGGCTTCGAGGTTGCTGCGTGCGGCCACCGCCCTGGAGGTCGCGACCTCATCCATCTCCGGCCGCAGCGCGATGTGCGTGGCGACCTGGCCGTAGGTGGACGCGAACGAGGTGAGATTGACCTGTGCCCGCGCGGCCGCGTTCACGATGTCCGGCGGAGCACACAGATACCCGATCCGATCACCGTGCATGCCGTACGTCTTGCCCGGCCCGGTCACCGCCACCGTCCACGCCCGCATGCAGCAGTGGCTGCCGTCAGGGAAGCTGACGTCTATGGCGGCGAATGTCTGGGCGCGTGGCTCGATGACATGGGCCTCGTACGGGGTGTCGAACAGGACGTAGACCGGGTTCTCCCCGCGGGCCTCGCGTCGCAGGTTGTGCTGGGCGACGATCCTGGCCAGCGCCGACAGCTCCTCGGTCGAGTAGACCTTGCCCGTCGGGTTGATGCAGTCACCCAGGATGACAATCTTGGTTCGCTCCGAGATCGCCGCCTCGAGGGCCGACGCCGTCAACCCGCCATCCGCCGTGACCAGAACGGTTTTGAGGACCCCCTCGTGCAGCTGCACCATGTCCGCGTAGTGCGGCCAGTTGGGTACGGGAACCACGACCTCGTCGCCCCGATTCAGCAGCGCATGGAAGACCACGGAAATCGAGCCTTTCACCCCGCCCGGGGTGACCATGATTTCACTGTCCGGGTCGTAGGTGATTCCGTGGAGGCGAGCCTGCCGCGCGGCAATGGAATCCAACAGGAACGAAAATCCCTTGACCGGCGCGAACGCATGAATTGTGTCGGGGTGTTCTTGAATGAACTCGACTACGCCGCGATCGATCCGGGGATCAGCCGGCATATCCAGTGCGCCGATGCTGAGATCGACGATCTGCTCATGTTCGGGGAGTCCTCGATTGAGCGCCGCTAGTTTCGCCATAGTTCCGTGAGTTGCTGACTCGGGAATCCGCAGAATAGCGTCGGCGATGCCGCGATTCTTCTGCATTACGGTAAGAGCAGCACTACTGCCTGTGGAATTCAATTCTTGGCCACCGCTTTGTGCATTGCGGTCCACATGTCCAGTTGAATGTTCAGGGTCTCTGTCGCCCCGTAGACGATCTCGGCGGCGTCCGCATCGGTACGGCAGTTGTGCAGAACGCACTTCTTCGCATCGGCGGCATGGCGTTCCTCGACGCCCTCGTCACCGACGTGGACATTGAAATAGACCTCGACACTATCCACGAACTCGCCCGCGTGCAGCTCGTTGCGGCTGTTGCGGAACGCCCTACGGCAGACCTGCAGCATCTTGTCGGCATGAGACTCCAGGGCCATCGCCACACCCAGCATGCGGTGATAGTTGCTGCCCAGCAGCTCCAGAGTGCGCTCGCGGTATGCCACCGTCTCGGGAAGGACCAGGTCGCTGTTGCGCGCCTCCCGCACGAGCAGCGGAGGCAGGCCGAACTCGGTCCGACCGAACAGGTTGTGGGAGTTCTCCATCAACAGCTCATGGCAGTGTGCCGCCTCGCCGTTCCCGGTCTCTTCGTTGAGGATGTGCGAGAACAGAACCAGCGTGTCGCGGTCGTCACGGGCGGCCGCCTGCGCACACACGTAAGCGATGCCTTTGACCGTGCCCTCGGTCCGATGGAAGAAATTGGCGCGGTGGAAGTCGTAGGCCGGGGCGTTCCACGGTGAGTTCTCAAGGTATGCGAAGTAGCCATTGGCGTAGACCTGATGCTGCTCCAAGTGATCCATGATTGCGGTGACTTGGTCATGGATTGAAACCTTCGTGGAATTCGTCATCTTGCAGCTCCCCCTGATATGCACGTTCGAATCGTGGCCGCGATATATCGCGGCCGGACCCCACGATCCACCCAAAGAACGTCTTACTTGAACTACCGAAAGTCATCGTGCCCGGATCGAAACTTCACCGAGCACTGTAGTCATGCGATCACCCCGCTTGCCCCCCTTCCATTCCCGCTACTGGGAATCGATACGCAACCTGATATAAGGGGACCCTTCGGTTTTATTTTGGACTCGGAGCAGTGCATCTCTTTACACGGCCATTAGGGATCAGGTACCGGTTTCAGGGAAACAATGTGCGACGCTGCGCCAGCTCGTCCTCGAAATGCCCGCCCCGGTTGTCGCCGACGCCCTCAACTACCACTACACCACCACAACCAGACTCGCCGCCCAGACCGGCGGCCGTCTGGAGCCGCTACGCCACGGGCCCCCGGCCAAGATCACCCAAGGGCTGGAAACCAGACACATCCCGCGACAGTTGAATACGCGACCTCACCAGTCCGGAACCCCGGCCCTCGCCCGCGTCGAGATTCGCAGACCCCCAATCGAAATGGCCTCATCGGGCCAACCAGCCGCCCTAGACATACGTGCAGTGCTACACGGTTTGATCGGTGAAAACCTCGAACGCTCCGTCGAGTTCCTGCTGTGCTTTTCGCATTGCGGTGCGGGCGATTTCGACAACTTCGGGTGTGGGCGGGTGATCCAGGCAAGCAAGGTTCATAGTGACCTGTTCGGGTGTGGTGAACCCGGCGAGGACCGCCGTGTGGCCGCCGTGGTCCAGGCACGACCACAGGGCGATCCGGATCAGTTCGGCCGGATCGTCTTCCCCGATGTACTGGCGCACGGTGTCTAGGGCGAAGTCGATGATGTCGATGGCGGGATCGGTGAACCAGCGCTTGCGGGCGCGGTGGTCGCCGGGGTTGAAACGGCGGGGCCGCCGGGGTGTGTAGCTGCCGGTCAGAAGGCCCTGCGCAAGAGGCTTGTAGGTGAGGACGCCGCAGCCGTGTTCGGCGGCCAGGGCGAAAATCGGTGCGCGCGAGGGTGTCAGCAGGTTGTCGCGGACCGCGATCACCTGCGGGCCGATCCGCGAGAACAGCCGGTAGAACCGCCCGTACTTGTCGGTGGTGGGTTGGCCGGTAATCCGGTCCAGGGCGTACCGGTGCGGGCCGCGCATACCCACCGCGCGAACGAGCCCTTCGGCCCGGAATTGCTCCATGGTGGCGAGGGCGGATTCGAGGTCGCTGTCTTGGGGGCCGAAGTTGTTGTGGTGGAAGAAATACAGGTCGATATGGTCGGTGCCGAGGTGGGCGAGGGAACGTTCGAGCTGGCGGCGCATGTGCTCGGGTGTGTACGGGTGCTCCGGATCACCGCCGTAACCGACTTTCGAGGTCAAAGTGATTGTGTCGCGCGGGATTTGGCGCACTAGACGGCCTAGAGTGGATTCGGCGCGGCCGTGGCCGTAGACATCGGCGACATCGAAGAGGGTGACGCCCTTCTCATACGCGCAGCACAATCCGTCGAACGCTTCGCCGTCGTCTATCTCGCCCCAACCGGTCGGCAGGCCGAGGTTTTCGGCCGGGCCGCCCAGGGCCCAGCAGCCGATGCCCAGGGCTGACACGCGCGGCCCACCATCGCCCAATGTGCGAGTCAGCATGTGGTGATACCTCCAGAACAGAGCAGGGTTTCCGTGCCGGGCGTGTCGGTCCCGACCTTGTTAGGGTTCCTCGGTTGCCCAGTCAGGAATGCCCCCGAGACGCATTCCGCTATGGAGGAACCCTTGTGACATCTACCGACAATGCTCGCCGGATCGTGCGTGATCTGGCCGCTTCCATCACCGCCCTCGATGACGTGGAGCAGGACGCCCAGAAGTTCGTCCTGGAATGGATAGACAGCGGTGCCCCGCTGTTCCGGGTCCGCAAGCCGGACGGCCCACCGACCCATTTGTGTTCCTATGCAGTGATTTTCGACCGCCGCCGGCGTTCGGTGCTGCTGGCCGATCACGTCAAGGCCAACGCGTGGCTGCCGCCGGGCGGTCATGTCGATCCGGACGAAGACCCGCGCGTCACGGTGCTGCGCGAAGCGCACGAGGAACTCGATATCGAGGCGCAGTTCGATCCGGTATGTGGTGGTGAGCCGCTGTTCTTGACCGTCACCCAGACCCGCGGAGATCACTCGCACACCGACGTGAGTTTCTGGTTCGCTATCGCCGG
Coding sequences within:
- a CDS encoding pyridoxal phosphate-dependent aminotransferase: MDRNAQSGGQELNSTGSSAALTVMQKNRGIADAILRIPESATHGTMAKLAALNRGLPEHEQIVDLSIGALDMPADPRIDRGVVEFIQEHPDTIHAFAPVKGFSFLLDSIAARQARLHGITYDPDSEIMVTPGGVKGSISVVFHALLNRGDEVVVPVPNWPHYADMVQLHEGVLKTVLVTADGGLTASALEAAISERTKIVILGDCINPTGKVYSTEELSALARIVAQHNLRREARGENPVYVLFDTPYEAHVIEPRAQTFAAIDVSFPDGSHCCMRAWTVAVTGPGKTYGMHGDRIGYLCAPPDIVNAAARAQVNLTSFASTYGQVATHIALRPEMDEVATSRAVAARSNLEAMLAELEAVPSLQVTAPQGGYFLFVDFVAFADAYRERGYSTADQFLLAEAKVATICGNHFADGEPLDHFVRINCGRTGALLSEAGKRIRRALDHLES
- a CDS encoding iron-containing redox enzyme family protein, producing the protein MTNSTKVSIHDQVTAIMDHLEQHQVYANGYFAYLENSPWNAPAYDFHRANFFHRTEGTVKGIAYVCAQAAARDDRDTLVLFSHILNEETGNGEAAHCHELLMENSHNLFGRTEFGLPPLLVREARNSDLVLPETVAYRERTLELLGSNYHRMLGVAMALESHADKMLQVCRRAFRNSRNELHAGEFVDSVEVYFNVHVGDEGVEERHAADAKKCVLHNCRTDADAAEIVYGATETLNIQLDMWTAMHKAVAKN
- a CDS encoding aldo/keto reductase gives rise to the protein MSALGIGCWALGGPAENLGLPTGWGEIDDGEAFDGLCCAYEKGVTLFDVADVYGHGRAESTLGRLVRQIPRDTITLTSKVGYGGDPEHPYTPEHMRRQLERSLAHLGTDHIDLYFFHHNNFGPQDSDLESALATMEQFRAEGLVRAVGMRGPHRYALDRITGQPTTDKYGRFYRLFSRIGPQVIAVRDNLLTPSRAPIFALAAEHGCGVLTYKPLAQGLLTGSYTPRRPRRFNPGDHRARKRWFTDPAIDIIDFALDTVRQYIGEDDPAELIRIALWSCLDHGGHTAVLAGFTTPEQVTMNLACLDHPPTPEVVEIARTAMRKAQQELDGAFEVFTDQTV
- a CDS encoding NUDIX hydrolase, whose amino-acid sequence is MTSTDNARRIVRDLAASITALDDVEQDAQKFVLEWIDSGAPLFRVRKPDGPPTHLCSYAVIFDRRRRSVLLADHVKANAWLPPGGHVDPDEDPRVTVLREAHEELDIEAQFDPVCGGEPLFLTVTQTRGDHSHTDVSFWFAIAGDEDMVLRRDPAEARELRWWPIDNAALWEPAEQFDPGMTRFLDKLRAHGEVSEPVA